The following proteins are encoded in a genomic region of Anaerolineae bacterium:
- a CDS encoding Threonine synthase, whose amino-acid sequence MDKFLGYRCSLCEREYSPTQVQYTCPEDGGNLDVVLDVEHIRSFVSPEIIFSQAEPSIWRYLPILPVSDPGFDGTPFRRVGWTPVFESARLAGQLGLKRLWVKDESRNPTASFKDRASAVVVARAREIGAEVVVTASTGNAGAALAGMAAATGQKAVIFAPKTAPQAKIAQLLVFGAQVILVDGNYDSAFDLTIQAAQEFGWYCRNTGYNPFTAEGKKTAAFEIWEWWEKTRNQYPEFKRLNVFVSVGDGNIISGIHKGFKDLLTLGWLDQMPRIFGVQSSGSAAIYNAFQAGTEEIQPVAANTLADSISVDLPRDGVRAVRAARESGGSYLAVEDEKILAAIATLGKVGIFAEPAGATSYAGLVQAVEKGLVNEEDAVLVLNTGSGLKDVRAAMQAVPQAPIIEPTLDALKRHLSK is encoded by the coding sequence ATGGATAAATTTCTTGGTTATCGTTGTTCTCTCTGTGAGCGTGAGTATTCTCCAACGCAGGTACAATATACCTGTCCGGAAGATGGTGGGAATTTAGATGTCGTTTTGGATGTTGAACACATTCGCAGCTTTGTTTCGCCCGAGATCATTTTTAGTCAGGCAGAGCCTTCGATCTGGCGTTATTTACCCATTCTGCCGGTCAGCGATCCAGGCTTTGATGGCACTCCGTTTCGACGAGTGGGGTGGACGCCCGTCTTTGAGTCAGCGCGCCTGGCAGGCCAGCTGGGCTTGAAAAGGTTATGGGTCAAAGACGAAAGCCGCAATCCAACAGCTTCCTTCAAGGACCGTGCCAGCGCGGTGGTGGTGGCGCGAGCCAGAGAGATCGGTGCCGAGGTGGTCGTCACCGCCTCCACCGGCAATGCCGGAGCTGCTTTAGCAGGCATGGCTGCTGCCACTGGTCAGAAGGCCGTAATTTTCGCCCCCAAGACTGCTCCGCAAGCCAAAATTGCCCAATTGTTGGTATTTGGCGCGCAGGTGATCCTGGTGGATGGCAATTACGATAGCGCTTTTGATTTGACCATCCAGGCTGCCCAGGAGTTCGGTTGGTATTGTCGCAATACGGGCTATAACCCCTTTACCGCTGAAGGAAAAAAGACGGCTGCCTTTGAAATTTGGGAATGGTGGGAGAAAACCCGTAATCAATATCCGGAGTTCAAACGCTTGAACGTCTTTGTTTCGGTTGGCGATGGAAACATTATCTCCGGCATTCATAAAGGTTTCAAGGATTTGTTGACTTTGGGCTGGCTGGATCAAATGCCGCGCATCTTCGGCGTTCAATCCAGCGGTTCTGCAGCGATCTACAATGCCTTCCAGGCTGGCACGGAAGAAATTCAACCGGTGGCTGCCAATACCCTGGCGGATTCTATCTCTGTGGATTTGCCCCGTGATGGCGTACGCGCCGTGCGGGCTGCCCGTGAAAGCGGGGGAAGCTACCTTGCCGTTGAGGACGAAAAAATTCTTGCGGCAATTGCAACTCTAGGGAAGGTGGGAATTTTTGCCGAACCGGCTGGGGCAACCTCTTACGCTGGTCTGGTTCAGGCAGTTGAAAAGGGACTCGTCAATGAAGAGGATGCTGTCCTGGTATTGAATACAGGTAGTGGCCTGAAAGATGTGCGGGCTGCCATGCAAGCCGTCCCGCAAGCGCCGATTATCGAACCAACCCTGGACGCCTTGAAGAGACATTTATCGAAATAA